From Panicum hallii strain FIL2 chromosome 2, PHallii_v3.1, whole genome shotgun sequence, a single genomic window includes:
- the LOC112880330 gene encoding uncharacterized protein LOC112880330 yields MDFYSDDSDPDIDEDLREDLDALRRSCILSGADPDAAVAQVSSACLAGPSTPALAAAGGNDGLSSDDDEDLALVRSIRENLHRLNRASPGDAAGGGDASSSPRPICTWPPSDTDEDEDDLETLRAIQRRFSHYHSSTSTTSPKTMKPEASQGVHSELFADRNDDEFAAHKQNTKAPNRTGFPKAALLLVDALKKNRACQKFIRRKLINIEAKIEENKDLGDRVKCLLGYQLSCRRSASRTLSQKEDPRVRLISSRKPTRLSEKNNNRKMPALFLGPAENPHVSKYKMVLEQFPMSFKKQPWSDVEKDKLARGIKQQYQETLILDSLNNGSAIGDFSAVDMAYALTNAAGNFEVTPESLRSVLPLINWDKISAMYLPGRSGAECESRWLNCDDPLINREAWTAQEETKLLLIVQEKGMYNWINIAVTLGTYRTPFQCLVRYQRSLNPHIMNKAWTKEEDLQLQAAVETFGEKWQLVSASLDGRTGNQCSNRWRKTLHPTRTRVGRWHMDEDKRLMVSVKLIGSGSWSRIAPFIPGRTQTQCHERWCNILDPNIDLGKWRPEEDSKLLAAVSEFGPCWSKIAMMIPGRNDNMCSRRWNKLCKHQLPAVKAAIQLKKSVFQTNFVDRAKERPAIAPSDLIALVQSKDDGSGENTRDRSRKQTKENLAVSNIVTSSTAPDFVAPDTVSNTISRRPRRKSTGQKSKKQTEENVAVPDGLNGLSSGCSRSRKRKSTTGSNAAVQKRMRGSISLDNEAVPIELRGTDSANNAVGTNRIMDPVSVGEEGVVQKRTSPSKPARGNSAEQKIMTGSIPVGIEAVPIELRGTVSTNNEVGTNTMMDPVSIGDGGVVKKRTTRSKPAGSEGATRKRRCSISADNEAGTNMMRDPVSGEEGVVKKRMRRSKPVGNYGAARKTMRASVPVGDEGVVKKRTGSVTTENHGGVTKRKRAPSRRKSAGDNLTAEDVAKASPELGLPSTRSEERVVDAGNIDKGRRKSTPRPKQIDMSEGDADKHSPSTRLANCLSFARMKGTDRNRR; encoded by the exons ATGGACTTCTACTCCGACGACTCGGACCCGGACATCGACGAGGACCTGCGGGAGGACCTCGACGCGCTGCGCCGCTCCTGCATCCTCTCCGGGGCCGACCCGGACGCCGCCGTCGCGCAGGTCTCCTCCGCCTGCCTCGCCGGGCCCTCCACCCCCGCCCTCGCCGCGGCGGGTGGCAATGATGGCCTCTCCtcggacgacgacgaggacctGGCCCTAGTCCGCAGCATCCGCGAGAACCTCCACCGCCTCAACAGGGCCTCGCCAGGCGACGCCGCGGGGGGTGGCGacgcctcctcctcgccgcgcccGATCTGCACGTGGCCGCCGTCAGACAcggacgaggacgaggacgacCTCGAGACGCTCCGCGCCATCCAGCGCCGCTTCTCGCACTATCACTCCA GTACCTCTACCACGTCACCAAAGACCATGAAACCTGAGGCGTCACAGGGAGTGCACAGCGAACTTTTTGCGGACAGGAATGATGACGAGTTTGCTGCACACAAGCAGAATACAAAGGCTCCTAATCGAACTGGGTTCCCAAAAGCTGCGCTATTATTAGTGGATGCTCTAAAGAAGAACAGAGCATGCCAGAAGTTTATTAGAAGAAaattgataaacattgaagcgaAAATTGAAGAAAATAAGGATCTTGGGGATCGTGTAAAATGTCTTTTGGGTTACCAGTTAAGCTGCCGAAGATCAGCCAGCAGAACTTTAAGCCAGAAGGAGGATCCTCGTGTCAGATTGATTTCTTCTCGGAAACCAACTCGGCTGTCTGAAAAG AATAATAACAGAAAGATGCCGGCACTATTTCTTGGGCCAGCTGAGAACCCCCATGTTTCAAAGTATAAAATGGTGCTGGAGCAATTCCCGATGTCATTTAAGAAGCAACCATGGTCAGATGTGGAGAAAGATAAACTTGCCAGAGGAATAAAGCAGCAATATCAAGAAACATTGATTTTGGACTCGCTGAATAATGGAAG TGCCATTGGTGACTTCAGTGCTGTTGATATGGCATATGCACTGACGAATGCTGCTGGTAATTTTGAGGTGACTCCAGAAAGTCTTAGATCGGTACTTCCACTAATAAACTGGGATAAAATTTCTGCTATGTACCTGCCTGGTCGATCTGGTGCTGAATGTGAATCAAG GTGGCTAAACTGTGATGATCCATTGATTAACCGTGAAGCCTGGACTGCCCAGGAGGAAACAAAACTTCTACTAATTGTTCAAGAAAAGGGAATGTACAACTGGATTAACATAGCAGTTACATTGGGCACTTACCGGACTCCTTTCCAATGTCTTGTTCGTTATCAACGAAGTCTTAATCCCCACATAATGAACAAGGCTTGGACAAAAGAGGAGGATCTTCAACTTCAAGCTGCTGTTGAGACCTTTGGTGAGAAGTGGCAACTTGTATCAGCTAGCCTCGATGGTCGCACTGGCAATCAGTGCTCTAATAG GTGGAGGAAAACCTTGCACCCTACAAGGACAAGAGTGGGAAGATGGCATATGGATGAGGACAAACGCCTCATGGTTTCTGTTAAGCTAATTGGATCTGGCAGCTGGAGTAGGATTGCTCCGTTTATTCCTGGCCGCACACAAACGCAATGCCATGAGAG GTGGTGTAATATTCTTGATCCAAATATAGATCTTGGGAAATGGCGGCCtgaggaagattcgaagttattGGCTGCAGTATCTGAGTTTGGGCCTTGCTGGTCCAAGATTGCTATGATGATTCCTGGCCGTAATGATAATATGTGCTCTAG ACGATGGAATAAACTTTGTAAACATCAGCTGCCTGCAGTTAAAGCTGCCATTCAACTAAAGAAATCTGTTtttcaaaccaattttgttgatAGAGCAAAAGAGCGGCCTGCAATTGCCCCCAGCGACCTAATAGCACTTGTGCAATCGAAAGATGACGGATCTGGAGAGAACACAAG AGATAGATCCAGAAAGCAAACCAAAGAAAACCTAGCTGTGTCCAACATTGTCACCAGTTCAACTGCTCCTGATTTTGTTGCTCCTGATACTGTTTCAAACACAATTTCAAGAAGACCAAGGAGGAAATCAACAGG ACAAAAATCGAAAAAGCAAACTGAAGAGAATGTTGCTGTGCCTGATGGTCTCAACGGTTTATCTAGTGGCTGTAGCAGATCCAGAAAGAGGAAATCTACTACTGGAAGCAATGCAGCTGTACAAAAGAGAATGAGGGGATCTATCTCTCTGGACAATGAGGCTGTTCCGATTGAATTGAGGGGCACTGACAGCGCTAATAATGCGGTAGGAACAAATAGAATAATGGACCCTGTGTCCGTTGGTGAAGAGGGAGTAGTCCAAAAGAGAACCAGCCCTTCGAAACCTGCTAGAGGTAACTCAGCTGAACAGAAGATAATGACGGGATCTATCCCTGTGGGTATTGAGGCTGTTCCAATTGAACTAAGAGGAACTGTCAGCACTAATAATGAAGTAGGAACAAATACAATGATGGATCCTGTGTCTATTGGTGATGGAGGAGTAGTCAAAAAGAGAACGACGCGTTCAAAACCTGCTGGCAGTGAGGGGGCTACCAGAAAGAGGAGGTGCTCTATCAGCGCCGATAATGAGGCAGGAACGAATATGATGAGGGACCCTGTCTCTGGTGAAGAGGGAGTAGTCAAAAAGAGAATGAGGCGCTCAAAACCTGTTGGCAATTACGGGGCTGCCAGAAAAACAATGAGGGCCTCTGTCCCTGTTGGTGATGAAGGCGTAGTCAAAAAGAGGACGGGTTCTGTCACCACTGAAAATCATGGCGGTGTGACGAAAAGGAAGAGAGCACCATCAAG GAGGAAATCAGCTGGAGATAATTTGACGGCAGAGGATGTGGCGAAAGCTTCCCCTGAGTTGGGCCTTCCTAGTACACGTTCTGAAGAAAGAGTTGTTGATGCTGGAAATATAGATAAAGGGAGAAGAAAGTCAACCCCAAG ACCCAAGCAGATAGATATGTCTGAAGGGGATGCTGATAAACACTCTCCATCCACACGACTTGCCAATTGCCTGTCGTTTGCCCGTATGAAAGGAACCGACAGGAACAGAAGATAA